One genomic segment of Gossypium arboreum isolate Shixiya-1 chromosome 3, ASM2569848v2, whole genome shotgun sequence includes these proteins:
- the LOC108475026 gene encoding putative cell wall protein: protein MASKITSFLLAQVFVVSILLAIGRQAVATRNIPRNPENANQAKHPEWLIGHDSSVLIPGLEPKNPYCGRIGGSTDGGSGYIPGGDDTFVPNPGFEVPIPGNGAGSASAGKRQHP, encoded by the coding sequence ATGGCTTCAAAAATTACTTCCTTTCTTCTTGCTCAAGTTTTCGTCGTCAGCATTCTTCTTGCTATTGGTAGGCAGGCAGTTGCAACACGTAACATCCCAAGAAACCCAGAGAATGCTAATCAAGCGAAGCATCCCGAGTGGCTGATTGGACATGATAGCAGCGTGCTCATTCCAGGCCTTGAACCCAAAAATCCATATTGCGGCCGCATTGGTGGCTCAACAGATGGTGGATCTGGCTATATTCCAGGTGGAGACGACACGTTTGTTCCAAACCCTGGGTTTGAGGTGCCAATACCTGGCAATGGTGCTGGCAGTGCATCTGCAGGAAAGCGTCAACATCCTTGA
- the LOC108474438 gene encoding probable protein phosphatase 2C 52: MGCCVSTSSRSTCSSGSRGEAVSPLCFEIGFCGTQRTKRTFSDHVITLQNLPSVPNRIFTNGKSRTSCIFTQQGRKGINQDAMIVWEDFMSEDVTFCGVFDGHGPQGHLVACKVRDALPLKLLSSMHSYHSRQNGSGGACLKGDLKKSDGSPEDRLNCLWKETFMKSYKAMDKELRSHPNLDCFCSGSTAVTIVKQGNNLFMGYIGDSRAVMGSKDSNGSMVAIQLTVDLKPDLPREAERIKKCKGRVFALQDEPEVPRVWLPFDDAPGLAMARAFGDFCLKEYGVISIPEFSHRLLTERDQFIVLASDGVWDVLSNEEVVEIVSLAPTRSSAARILVDSAAREWKLKYPTSKMDDCAVVCLFLDGKMDTESDYEEQGLSSATVQSNHSGNAIETDDGQKSELYLPRNFTVRSSEESDSYGRLAAEFEGNVDAVSTEDQNWSGLEGVTRVNSLVQLPRFSEERPNP, encoded by the exons ATGGGGTGTTGTGTTTCCACTAGTAGTCGGAGTACTTGCAGTTCCGGGAGCCGTGGGGAGGCAGTTTCTCCTTTGTGTTTCGAGATTGGATTTTGTGGGACACAGAGAACTAAGAGAACGTTCTCTGATCATGTTATTACGCTGCAGAATTTACCCTCAGTACCCAACAGGATTTTCACAAATGGGAAGAGCCGAACTTCTTGCATATTCACTCAGCAGGGTCGAAAGGGAATCAACCAGGATGCCATGATTGTATGGGAA GATTTCATGTCTGAAGATGTGACCTTTTGTGGTGTATTTGATGGCCATGGTCCACAAGGTCATCTCGTTGCTTGCAAAGTGCGAGATGCCCTGCCCCTTAAATTGCTATCCTCCATGCATTCATATCACTCGAGGCAAAATGGGTCCGGAGGAGCATGTTTGAAGGGGGATTTGAAGAAATCGGATGGCTCTCCTGAGGACAGATTAAATTGTTTGTGGAAGGAAACATTCATGAAGTCATACAAAGCCATGGATAAAGAGTTGAGATCCCATCCTAATTTGGACTGCTTCTGTAGTGGTAGCACTGCTGTCACTATAGTGAAACAG GGCAACAACCTTTTCATGGGATATATCGGGGATTCTCGAGCGGTTATGGGATCGAAGGATAGCAATGGTTCAATGGTAGCAATCCAATTGACAGTTGATCTGAAGCCTGATTTACCAA GGGAAGCTGAAAGGATCAAAAAGTGCAAAGGTAGGGTCTTCGCATTGCAAGATGAACCCGAAGTACCGAGAGTATGGTTGCCATTTGATGATGCCCCTGGGCTAGCAATGGCTCGAGCTTTTGGGGATTTTTGTTTGAAGGAATATGGCGTTATCTCTATACCTGAATTTTCCCACCGGCTTCTTACGGAGAGAGATCAATTCATTGTTCTTGCCTCAGATGGG GTTTGGGATGTATTGAGCAACGAAGAGGTGGTTGAGATTGTATCCTTGGCTCCTACCCGGTCATCCGCTGCCAGGATTTTGGTGGACTCAGCTGCGCGCGAATGGAAACTAAAGTATCCTACTTCAAAAATGGATGATTGTGCGGTGGTTTGCTTATTTTTGGATGGGAAAATGGACACCGAATCTGATTACGAGGAACAGGGGTTATCATCTGCAACCGTTCAAAGTAATCATTCAGGTAATGCAATAGAAACTGATGATGGGCAGAAGTCGGAGCTATACTTGCCGAGGAATTTCACGGTTAGGTCATCTGAAGAAAGTGACAGTTACGGGAGATTAGCAGCAGAGTTTGAAGGAAATGTGGATGCAGTCTCGACAGAGGATCAAAACTGGTCAGGTCTGGAAGGTGTGACACGAGTGAACTCACTTGTCCAGCTTCCAAGATTTTCCGAGGAAAGACCAAACCCTTAA